The following coding sequences are from one Malaciobacter pacificus window:
- a CDS encoding YdcH family protein: MFHEYRDLISELKQKDAHFHKLFDKHNALDDQIVELEKKHADQFEIESLKKEKLKLKDEVYDAIIKYKNSK; the protein is encoded by the coding sequence ATGTTTCATGAATATAGAGATTTAATTTCAGAATTAAAACAAAAAGACGCGCATTTTCACAAATTATTTGATAAGCATAATGCATTAGATGATCAAATTGTTGAGTTAGAGAAAAAACATGCTGATCAGTTTGAAATAGAGTCATTAAAAAAAGAGAAACTTAAATTAAAAGATGAAGTTTATGATGCAATTATAAAGTACAAAAATAGTAAATAA